Part of the Sphingobium lignivorans genome is shown below.
CGTCCTGAAGCGCCAGCTTCGCGGTGGAGAACAGCACGGCCAGTTCCGGCCGGGTGAGGCCGATGCCCTCGCCCGCGCGGCGCAGCAGTTCCTGGTCGCTGGCAAGGCCCTCCACCTTCCGGTCGAGATGGCCGCCATTTTCCAGTGTCGCGATCAGGCGCACATAGGATGCCAGATCGTCGGTGCCGCCCGCCTGCGCGATGGAGAGGCCGAGCGCTTGCAGGCGATTGTCCTCCAGCACGATCTCGGCGACGTCGTCGGTCATGTCGGCCAGCAGGGCATTGCGGGCCTCCTCGCTCAGGCGGCCCTCGGCCATTTCCTTGTTGAGCGCGATCTTGATGTTCACTTCATTGTCCGAGCAGTCGACGCCGGCCGAATTGTCGATGAAGTCGGTGTTGATCCGCCCGCCCCGCAGGGCGAAGGCGATGCGTCCGGCCTGGGTCACGCCCAGATTGGCGCCCTCGCCGATCACTTTGGTCCGCACGTCCTCGGCGTCGACACGCAGCCGGTCGTTGGCGCCGTCGCCCACGTCCGCGTTGTTCTGCCCGGCCGCCTTGATGTAGGTGCCGATGCCGCCGAACCAGATGAGGTCGCTTTCCGCGCGCAGCAGGGCGGAGATCAGCGCAGTCGGCTCCATCGATGTTTCGCTGGTTCCGACGATGGCCTGCATTTCCCGGCTGAGCGGGATGCTCTTGAGCGAGCGCGGGAAGACGCCGCCGCCCTTCGAGATGAGCTTGCGGTCATAATCGTCCCAGCTTGAGCGGGGCAGCTTGAACAGCCGCGCCCGTTCCTTCCAGCTCGCCGCCGGATCGGGATCGGGATCGATGAAGATGTGGCGGTGGTCGAAGGTGGCGACCAGCTTGATCGCCTTGCTGAGCAGCATGCCGTTGCCGAACACGTCGCCGGACATGTCGCCCACGCCGATGACGCGCACGCTTTCCTTCTGCACGTCGATGCCCATTTCCGCGAAGTGGCGCTGCACGCTGATCCAGGCGCCGCGCGCCGTGATGCCCATCGCCTTGTGGTCATAGCCGTTCGAGCCGCCGCTGGCGAAAGCATCGCCCAACCAGAAATCGCGCTCGATGGCGATGGCGTTGGCGACGTCGGAGAAGGTCGCGGTGCCCTTGTCCGCCGCAACGACGAAATAGGGGTCCTCGCCGTCATGAATGACGACATTCTCGGGATGGACCACCTCGCCCTTCACCAGATTGTCGGTGACGGAGAGCAGCGAGCGGATGAAGATCCGGTAGCTCTCCGTGCCTTCGGCCAGCCAGGCGTCGCGGTCCGCGGCGGGGTTGGGCAGCATCTTGGGATAGAAGCCGCCTTTGGCGCCGGTCGGCACGATGACGGCGTTCTTCACGCGCTGGGCCTTCATCAGTCCGAGGATCTCGGTGCGGAAGTCGTCGCGCCGATCGGACCAGCGCAGGCCGCCGCGTGCGACGCGCCCGGCGCGCAGGTGGATGCCTTCCACGCGCGGCGAATAGACCCAGATCTCGCGCCAGGGGAGCGGCCGGGGCAGGCCCGGCACTTGCGCGCTGTCGATCTTGAAGGCCAGCGCTTCCTGCGCGGCGGGCGAGAAGGCATTGGTGCGCAGCGTCGCGCAGATGACGGCGCGATAGAGGCGCAAGATGCGGTCGTCGTCCAGCCCGTTCACGCCCTCGAGCGCCGCGTCGATATCGGCATTCAGCGCGGCCGCCACGTCCTTGTTCCCGCCGCGCACCGGATTGTGCATGGCATGGAAGAGGTCGACCAGCATCCGCGCGATGCGCGCTTCCCGCCCGAGCGAATCGACCACGGTGGACAGGCCGTAGGAGATGCCGGTCTGGCGCAGATAGCGGAAGATCGCGCGCAGGATGATGATGTCGCGCGGGCCGATGTCCGCCGTCACGATGAGCTCGGCGAAACTGTCATTCTCGGCCCGTCCTTCCAGCACCGCGTCGAGCGCTTCGCCGACGATCTCGGCGCGGTCCAGCACGGGCGCGGCCGGGCCGCCGTCCTGCCGTTCGAGCGCGAACCGCTGGATGTGCCCGAGCGCGCTGTCGGCGCCGACGCCGGTGCTTCGCTCGTCCAGCGCCCGGAAGCCGAAATTCTCCAGCGCCGGCACGGCTTCGGAAAGCACCAGCGGCTCGAGGCTGTAGATCTTCACGCGCAGCCGGCTCTCGCCGTCCGAAGCGATGCGATAGAAGCGCACGGAGCGGGTGCCCGGCCCCGGCAGCCGGTGCAGGGCGAGGATGTCCCGCGCCGCTTCCTCGGCCCCGGCGCTTTCACGATAGGAGAGCGGCAGGCCCGGTGCGTAGCGCTGGGCGAGGATCGCCGCGCGCGTGGTTTCGCCCAGGTCGAGCAGCCCCTGCTCGACGGCGGGCACCCAGCCGCGCAGCATCCGCTCGAGCTGGTGGTCGAGCGCTTCGGCATCCGGCATGTGGCCGCCGTCGCGCACGTCGAACGTGAAGCGCACCAGCGCAAGGCCGCTGTCCTCCAGCGCGATGGACCAGCCGAGCAGCGTCGCATTGGCCGCGCTGGCGAGCATCCCGCCAATCGCTTCGCGGCGCGTGGTCGAGAGGTCGTCGCGCAGCATCCAGACGAAGGCGAAGAGATGCCGGTCCAGCGCGTCGCTCACCAGCTCCAGCTTGGGCCGGGGCCGGTCCGCCAGGGACATCGCGGTCAGCGTCACGCGCTCGCGGTCCTCCGGCTGGAAGGCCATCATGATGTCGTGCGGCAGGGTGGTGAGCGCATGCACCATCGTCTTGGCCGCATGGCCGGTCGGATCGTAGCCGAAGCGGGCCATGAGGCCGAACAGCGTGTCGCGCAGGCCCGGGATTTCCTCGGGCCGGGCGGCGAGCGCGGCGCTTGTCCACAGGCCGGCATGGATGGAAAGCGCGGTGATCTCCTCGCCCTCGCGCACCGGCACGATGAACAGGTCGATGAGCACATGGCGATGCACGCGCGACATGCGGTTGGATTTAAGGATCAGCGGCCCGGCATGGCCGGCCTCGAACCAAGCGAAGGCATCGGCGATGCGGCTGCGGGCGATCAGCGGCTCGTCGGCGAAGGTGCTGATGCCCTTGGCGCGGCTGACATTGCCTTCCCGGTCGCGCTGTTCGTGGCCGAGCTGGGTGAGGTTGCCCTTCTGCAGCCAGCGCAGCAGGTCGCCGCCTTCGCCCGCGCCCAGCCGGTTGGCATCCGCGTTCATCGCGTCGACCATGCTGCGCCAGGCGCCCACGGCTGCCCGCACATGCGCGAGCGTGAGTTCGAGCGCGCGCGCCAGGGCCTGCCGGCCCCGCGCATCGATCCGGTCTGTCTCGATGTAGATGAAGGATTCGCGCGTCGCGCCGTCATCGTCGCCGATGGCGGTGAGGCGGCCTTCCGCGTCGCGCCGGACGGGGAGGATCGGGTGCGCGAGCAGGTGAATCACCAGCCCCGCGTCGCTCAGGCAATTGCCGATGCTGTCGACGAGGAAGGGCTTGTCGGCATTGATGATCACCAGCCGCTGGCGCCGGGTCACGGCGTCGCCCCGCAGCTCGTCGCTGCTGCTGTCGATCAGGATGACGGATTCGCCGTCCTTGCGGACTGCCGCCGCTTCGCTGACGAATTGCGCGGCGGCGTCCAGCGCGCTGCCGCTCAGCGCGTCCCGTTCGCTGCCGTGCAGCCCATCCGCGAGGGCCTTGGCGATGTGGAAAGTCGTCGATGCTTCGGAAGTGAGTGTTGCGCTCATGCCATCCTCTCTCGATGGTCGCGTCGAAGGGGTCGCGGCGCGCGACTGGCGCCGGTGTTATTTTCTTGCGTTAGACCTCTGACGATAAAACCGCAACTCGGCCGCTGCCCTTCGCGACAGGGCGAGGGGGAATTTCAGACCTTTCGAGCCGCGGCGGCATAGACCCGGCCGGTCAGCCGGTCTTCCTGGTCGAGCGCGGCCACCATGGCGAGCTGCCCGTCCGCGTCCCGCCGCAGGATGACGACCGCGAGGCCCGTCTCGTCGAAGGGCAGTGTTTCGGGGGTGATCGTGCCGGCCCCGCGCAGCTTGCGCCGGGCGCGGCTGCCGGCCGCCGGGCGCGTCGACACGCTGGCGCCGCGACGGCGCGCGCGCACGCTGGCCACCAGCCCCTTGAGCCCTCCGGGGATGCTGTGGAGATACTGGGTCAGCGCGCCGGGCTCCATGCCCTCGGCCAGCGCATGGTCGATCGCGCAGACGAACTCGGCGAGGCGGGTCTTGTCATAGTCCGCGCCGAAGACGAGCTTGGCGAGCGCGGTCAGCGGGCTGCGCGGCTGCACCTCGATGCCGGAATCGGCCAGCAGCTCGGCATAGTCGTCCGGCCGTGCGGCTGCCACGGCCGCGAAGGCGTGGGCCAGGCCGATGGCGCGATAGAGGGCATGGCGCGTGCGGCCCTCGCTGGCGTTGGCGGCTGCCGCGGCCTCGCGTGCCTGCGCCAGCGAATCGCCCAGCGCCGTCTCGCTGTCGGAATGGTCTATGAGGTCAGGCGTGAGGTCGAGCGCGGCATTGTCCCACATCCCGTCCTCGGCCATCGGCGTCTCATCGAGGTCGTCGAAGCCATCGTCGGGGCCGAGGTCGAAGCTGGTGGGGCCGTCGGACCAGATCGGCACGCCGGTCGGCATGGCCAGCGCGCCCGGACCGGCCGCGGCGACTTCCGCGGCGATGCTGTCGGCCAGGTCCTCGGTGACCACTTCCTTCCAGTTGATGACGCCATAGACGAAGTCGATGGTGTCGTCGTCGGTGGAGAAGGGCATCATGATGCCGCGATAGAGGATCTCGGCGCCGCGCTGGTTGGTGAATTCCGCCTCGAAGCCGATCGGCGCGGCATTGGCGATGATCTGGAGATAATGGTCGGTGATGCGCGAGAGCAGCGTGCGCGCCGGGATCTGGCTGACGCGGCTGACCGGGCTCGTCAGGTCGCACTGTGCGGCCAGCGCGCTGCCGAGGAAAGCGATCGTCGGGTCGTCGATGCCGCTGGTGAAGTCCAGCAGCACGCTGTGCGAGCCGAAATCGTGGATTTCGGCGGGATTGAGGTCCTCGATATTGGGGAGCGAGCGGTCGCCCAGCAGCGATGCCCAGTAATTATAGGCGCGGATGTGCATCCGGCGCTCGTCGAAGCGGACGATAGGCGGCGCATCCATCGCGTCGTCCAGCATTATGGCCTCCTCGGCCGCGCTGTGCCCCTGTGCATCCATGGTCTGACTCGTCGATCCGCCGTTGCGATTGGCCGGACACTTGCGCACGGAAGGGTAAATTCGGGGTAAAGGCGGGGCCGGATCGTAACCGCTCATTAGGACTGTTGTCCCGCGCCGGGCCACGCGATCGTCCCGATCCGGCCGGATCGGGCGCCATGCCGGAGGATCGCACGCGCCGGCCCGCCCCCGCTCGTCCGCCCGCACCGATGCCCCGGAACGCACTCTAATGGCTTGCCACGCGCCACCACTGCTGTTAAGCGCCGCCGCTGCGCGGGAAAGCCCTTCACCAAAGGCCCTCGCGCAGAAGGACCGCAGGCCGGTCCACCGGAGCCGCTTTAGCTCAGCCGGTAGAGCATCGCATTCGTAATGCGAGGGTCAGGTGTTCGAGTCACCTAAGCGGCACCATCTCTTCGAAACCGGCGGGAAAGCCGGATTCCGACAGGCCAATAGGTAACTATCTAAGAGCTCTTCTCTGTGGCTTGACCGCTGGGAGCCGCCGCAGATTGGCTGGGTTAAGGAAAACCTCGGCCGCGAAACGCCGGCGAAGCGATATAATGATGCCGCGACGGGCGCTCGGCCCGGTCAGGCGCCCACGTTGATGCGGACGATGCCGGATGGCTCGCAACGGCCGGTCAAGTTTGATGGCGTGCAGGGCGAATATGTGATTGACCGAAAGTTCAGGGTCGTGAACCGTCCCAGGGCGCGTGCCCAGTTATTGCGGCAGTCGGAAGCACTGGCGCATAATCGGGCCATTGGAACTTGGGAAGTGCCCAATGAAGCCGAGCGAATCGCTGCGCTCAAGTTGTTTAAAGAGATGAAGATCACAAACATCAAGGTGAGGGTGGTGAAGCCATGAGTGCAATAGGGGTGGCGCGGATTATCGCTGATTTCATATTGTTTCTTGACCTCACCGATGATGATGTTCTTGATCCTGATGCAGCTGTCCTCATGATGGAGGATATGGCAGCAAGGATTCAGGATTTGGACAAAGATTTTCTTCGGCAGTTGGTCGATGCTTTTCCTGTGATCGCCTCAGAATATAGCGGCGAGGCCCACAAACTGGTGCTCGACATACCCTATAGCTTCTATCTTGAGGAAACACTTGCTGCCGGCGACCCGGTGAGGCTAGCCGAACTGGAAGCGATCCGCGACGCGAGGGATTGAACGTCCGGATGTAGAGCCGGGTCGCCTCACGGACCTTTCGACGCCGCCCTGTTACGCGCGATCAATAGAAATTTCCCAGTGATTTGAGTTCCCATCCTTGTCGTCTGTGGGGCACCATTTTCCTCAAGGATCGGAATTCCCCCGTCGGGAATGTCGCGCTGGCAGCTGCGTCCGGCGTAACGCCTGTGCGAGGTGCGCCGCCTTCCCGAGGCCGCACCTCGCACAGGCCATGATCCACCGCATATTGGCTGGTGAAGGAGAATCCTGGTCCCGAAAGGCCGTGGCCCGCGCCCACGTCCCACCGCGCCGGCGCCCGCTGGCGATGTCCGCCCCCTTCCCCGTCCGCCTCACATCCCGCGCGCGCGTTTCAGGGCGCGTTCGATGTCGCGGAAGCTGTAGGGTTTCGCGACGGTGGGCACTTGCGCATGGGCATCCTCGTGCATGGCGTCGCCATAGCCGGTCGCGAAGATGAAGGGGATGCGCCGCTCGGCCAGTGCCGCCGCGACCGGATAGCTCTGCTCGCCGTGCACGTTCACGTCCAGGATCGCCGCGTCGGGGGGCTGGCGCGCGATCATCTCCGCCGCTTCTGCGAGCGTGTCGGCGAGGATCGGGCTGGCCCCCGCCTTTTCCAGCATGTCCTCCAGGGCCAGGGCGAGGATGGGCTCGTCCTCGATGATGAGGATGGCGAGGCCGCGCATCGTCATGCCGGGCTCTTCGGGATGCGGGCGTCGATCGTGCAGCGCAGGCCCTCTGGCTCGAAGTGCAGGGCCACGGCCCCGCCCAGCCCGGGCGCTATGCCGCGCTGGATGAGCCGCGTGCCGAAGCCGCGCCGCGTGGGCGGCTCCACCGGAGGGCCGCCCCGCTCCCGCCACTCGATCGCCAGCCGGCAGTGATGCTCTTCCTCCTCCACGCTCCAGGCGAGGTCCACCCGACCCTCACCGGCCGAGAGCGCGCCATATTTGATGGCGTTGGTGCTCAGCTCATGCACCACCATCGCCATAGCCATCGCGGCTTGCGGCGGCAGCCGGATGTCCGGCCCGGCGAGGTGGAAGCGCGCGCTGTCCGATCCGGCCGTCGCCTCGATCGCGCTGCGGACGGTGTCGATCAGGCGCGCGGCCTGCCAGCTCTGCGCGGTGAGCAGGCTGTGCGCCGCCGCCAGCGCGGTGAGCCGGGCATCGAAGGTCGTGCGGGCCTGCTCCGAGCCGGGAATGCCCCGGAAGGACTGGGTCGCAAGCCCCTGCACCACCGCGAGCGTGTTCTTCACCCGGTGGTTCAGCTCGTGGATCAGCAATTCCTGCTGCTCCTGCGCCTGCACCTGCTCCGTCACGTCATTGCCCTGGACGAAGATGCCCGTCACCGCGCCGGCGCCATCGAAGATCGGCTGATAGATGAAGTCGAGGAAGCGTTCCTCGTCTCCTCCGGCCCCCTCATTGGCAAGCAGGATCCGCTGGTTGCGGCCGACATAGGGCCGCCCGCTCTCGCGCACCGTATCGAGCAGCGCGATGAAGCCCTGCGCGACGATTTCCGGCAGCGCCTCGGCGACCGGCCGGCCGATCAGGTTGCGCTGCCCCACCAGGCGGAGATAGGCGCGGTTGGCGAGGCGGACTTCGTGGCGCGGCCCGCTCAGCACCGCCATGAAGCCGGGCGCCTGGTCGAACAGGGCCTTGAGCTGCTCGCTTTCCTGGCTGAGGTCCAGATTGCGCGCCTGCACGGCATTGGCGCGCTGGACGACGCCCATCTCGTCGCGCATCGCGCGCAGGCTCTCGAGCTCGGTCACGTCGACGGTGTGCTGGAGGATGTGGCGCACCTCGCCATCCGCATCATGCAGCGGGGTGTGCGTCGCGCTCCAGTAGCGCTGGTCCATGCCGCCGTCCGGCCGACTGATGTCGTAGCGGATGAGCGCCAGCTCGTCCGTCTGCCCGGTGTCGAGCACGCGCCGGAGCGAGCCTTCCAGTAGCTTGTAGCTTTCCGAGTCCGGGTCGCTGGGAAAGGCCTCGAACATCGTGCGGCCGACCAGCTCCTCGCGCGTCCGCATGGTGGCCTTGAGATAGGCATCGTTCATCCACACGAGCCGCAATTCGCGATCGAGCACGACATAGGCATTGGGGGATCGGGCAACCAGCATCCTGAAGTCGATCGTTGCCGGCATGCGCACCCATCTCCCGCTGATACTGCTTCTGCCGGCCAGGTCCCGCAGCGGCGACTCCCACGTCAGCCGGCACATATCAGTGCTGGCGCGACCTTAGCGCGCCGCGGGCGGCGCGCAAGAACCCAGCGCCGGGCCGTTTGGGGAAAGAATGGCGGGCGTGTGGCCCCTGCCTCTTGCCCGCCGATCCGGCTTGCCAATCCGCCGCGTGGCTGGCACCTCCCGGCGGTCGGCGGCAGCGGCCGTGGCATATGGGAGAGTTCGGCCATGCATGTTTCCATGTCCCCCGCTCGCTATGCGCGTGCCGCCATCGCGCTGCACTGGCTGCTGGCCGCGCTGCTGCTGTTCCAGCTCTCGCTCGGCTGGCGGCTGGAGGATCTGGCGGGGCTGCCGCAGTTCGCCGCCTATCAGCTTCACAAGAGCGTCGGCTTGGCCATCTTGCTGCTGACGCTGGTCCGCCTCGGCATCCGGCTGGCGGTGCGGCGTCCGGCGCCGGTTCCGGCGAGCCCGGCTGTCGCCTTCCTTGCCCATGCCGTCCATATGCTCTTGTATGGGGTGATGATCGCCGGACCGATCACGGGCTGGATCATCGTCTCGACGGCGTCGGTCAAGGTGCCGACATTGTTCCTCGGCATCCTCCCCTGGCCGCACCTGCCGCTCGGCAGCGGCTGGAACGAGCCGGCCGAGACAGCGCACGGGCTGATCGCCTGGCTGTTCGTCGGGCTGTTCCTGCTCCATGTCGCCGGGGCACTGCGCCACCATTTCATGGGGGATGACCTGATTGCGCGGATGATGCCGCGCGCGCTTTCCGCTCGTCCGGCGCTCAGCGTGGCGACGCTCGCCGTGCTGATCGGGGCGGGGCTGGCCTTCGTCGCGGCGCAGCGCCTCTCCTTCGCGCCTGCGTCAGGCCAGGGCGCTGCGGCCGGGGCGCCTTCCGCGCAGGCAAACGGGGCGGAGGCAGCCGGCCAGCCGGGCCAGGCACCGGCGGCGCTCGCCAACGCCGCGCAGGCCATGGAGAGCGGATCGAATGCGGCGCTTGCGCAGGAGGCGCCGGCGGCCGCCGAGCCGGTCCCCGAGGCCACCCCCGCGGCGGAGCAGGCGCGTCCCGCGGTGCCCTGGCAGGTCCAGCCGGGCGGCCGTCTCGGCTTCCGGGCGGATTATGCAGGTTCGGCTGTCGACGGCAGCTTCTCGCGCTGGGATGCCGATATCATCTTCTCGCCCGATGATCTTCCCGGGTCGCGCATCCGCGTGACGATCGATCTGGCCTCGGTGGATACGGCGGATGCCCAGCGGGACGATACGCTCCGCAGCGACGGGTTTTTCGACGTTGCCGCGCATCCGCGCGCGACGTTCCGCTCGACCGGCATCAGCTCGCGCGGGGGCAAGGCCTATCGCGCGGCGGGCGTGCTGTCGCTGCATGGGCGGGAGCGGCCGGTCAATCTGGACTTCACGCTGGACATCGATGGCAAGGATGCCACCGCCGCCGGCACCGCCAGTCTCAGCCGCACCGCCTTTGGCGTGGGCTCCGGCCAGTGGGCGGATACCGGCGAGATCAAGGACGGCGTGAGCGTGAATTTCCGTTTCAAGGCGAAACGGAAATAACGGCCCTGGGGACCTTTTCGCAAGGCCCGTTTTATATGTCCTGATGTGTCCGGAAACGCACCAGCCTGCCCGTCCCCGAACGGCGGAAAATCGCGGATCGGGCGTGACATTGACGTGCGGCTATACCGTCCGCTCAGAGCAGGCCGGGCAGCGCGTCCTGGCCGCCTTCCGGCGGCGTCAGTCCAAGATGTTTCCAGCCGGGCGCATTGAGGATGCGGCCGCGCGCGGTGCGGGCGATGAAGCCGAGCTGGAGCAGATAGGGCTCGATCACGTCCTCGATCGTGTCGCGCGGTTCGGACAGGCCCGCCGCGAGCGTTTCCACCCCCACCGGGCCGCCTTTGTAGATGTCCGCGATCATGTGCAGATAGCGCCGGTCCATGAGATCGAGGCCGAGCCGGTCCACGTCGAGCCGGGAAAGCGCATGGTCCGCCGCACGGGCGTCCACCGTCTCGTGGCCGGCGTCATGCGCGAAGTCCCGCACGCGCCGCA
Proteins encoded:
- a CDS encoding sensor histidine kinase produces the protein MPATIDFRMLVARSPNAYVVLDRELRLVWMNDAYLKATMRTREELVGRTMFEAFPSDPDSESYKLLEGSLRRVLDTGQTDELALIRYDISRPDGGMDQRYWSATHTPLHDADGEVRHILQHTVDVTELESLRAMRDEMGVVQRANAVQARNLDLSQESEQLKALFDQAPGFMAVLSGPRHEVRLANRAYLRLVGQRNLIGRPVAEALPEIVAQGFIALLDTVRESGRPYVGRNQRILLANEGAGGDEERFLDFIYQPIFDGAGAVTGIFVQGNDVTEQVQAQEQQELLIHELNHRVKNTLAVVQGLATQSFRGIPGSEQARTTFDARLTALAAAHSLLTAQSWQAARLIDTVRSAIEATAGSDSARFHLAGPDIRLPPQAAMAMAMVVHELSTNAIKYGALSAGEGRVDLAWSVEEEEHHCRLAIEWRERGGPPVEPPTRRGFGTRLIQRGIAPGLGGAVALHFEPEGLRCTIDARIPKSPA
- a CDS encoding YceI family protein, yielding MHVSMSPARYARAAIALHWLLAALLLFQLSLGWRLEDLAGLPQFAAYQLHKSVGLAILLLTLVRLGIRLAVRRPAPVPASPAVAFLAHAVHMLLYGVMIAGPITGWIIVSTASVKVPTLFLGILPWPHLPLGSGWNEPAETAHGLIAWLFVGLFLLHVAGALRHHFMGDDLIARMMPRALSARPALSVATLAVLIGAGLAFVAAQRLSFAPASGQGAAAGAPSAQANGAEAAGQPGQAPAALANAAQAMESGSNAALAQEAPAAAEPVPEATPAAEQARPAVPWQVQPGGRLGFRADYAGSAVDGSFSRWDADIIFSPDDLPGSRIRVTIDLASVDTADAQRDDTLRSDGFFDVAAHPRATFRSTGISSRGGKAYRAAGVLSLHGRERPVNLDFTLDIDGKDATAAGTASLSRTAFGVGSGQWADTGEIKDGVSVNFRFKAKRK
- a CDS encoding response regulator; the encoded protein is MTMRGLAILIIEDEPILALALEDMLEKAGASPILADTLAEAAEMIARQPPDAAILDVNVHGEQSYPVAAALAERRIPFIFATGYGDAMHEDAHAQVPTVAKPYSFRDIERALKRARGM
- a CDS encoding NAD-glutamate dehydrogenase; translated protein: MSATLTSEASTTFHIAKALADGLHGSERDALSGSALDAAAQFVSEAAAVRKDGESVILIDSSSDELRGDAVTRRQRLVIINADKPFLVDSIGNCLSDAGLVIHLLAHPILPVRRDAEGRLTAIGDDDGATRESFIYIETDRIDARGRQALARALELTLAHVRAAVGAWRSMVDAMNADANRLGAGEGGDLLRWLQKGNLTQLGHEQRDREGNVSRAKGISTFADEPLIARSRIADAFAWFEAGHAGPLILKSNRMSRVHRHVLIDLFIVPVREGEEITALSIHAGLWTSAALAARPEEIPGLRDTLFGLMARFGYDPTGHAAKTMVHALTTLPHDIMMAFQPEDRERVTLTAMSLADRPRPKLELVSDALDRHLFAFVWMLRDDLSTTRREAIGGMLASAANATLLGWSIALEDSGLALVRFTFDVRDGGHMPDAEALDHQLERMLRGWVPAVEQGLLDLGETTRAAILAQRYAPGLPLSYRESAGAEEAARDILALHRLPGPGTRSVRFYRIASDGESRLRVKIYSLEPLVLSEAVPALENFGFRALDERSTGVGADSALGHIQRFALERQDGGPAAPVLDRAEIVGEALDAVLEGRAENDSFAELIVTADIGPRDIIILRAIFRYLRQTGISYGLSTVVDSLGREARIARMLVDLFHAMHNPVRGGNKDVAAALNADIDAALEGVNGLDDDRILRLYRAVICATLRTNAFSPAAQEALAFKIDSAQVPGLPRPLPWREIWVYSPRVEGIHLRAGRVARGGLRWSDRRDDFRTEILGLMKAQRVKNAVIVPTGAKGGFYPKMLPNPAADRDAWLAEGTESYRIFIRSLLSVTDNLVKGEVVHPENVVIHDGEDPYFVVAADKGTATFSDVANAIAIERDFWLGDAFASGGSNGYDHKAMGITARGAWISVQRHFAEMGIDVQKESVRVIGVGDMSGDVFGNGMLLSKAIKLVATFDHRHIFIDPDPDPAASWKERARLFKLPRSSWDDYDRKLISKGGGVFPRSLKSIPLSREMQAIVGTSETSMEPTALISALLRAESDLIWFGGIGTYIKAAGQNNADVGDGANDRLRVDAEDVRTKVIGEGANLGVTQAGRIAFALRGGRINTDFIDNSAGVDCSDNEVNIKIALNKEMAEGRLSEEARNALLADMTDDVAEIVLEDNRLQALGLSIAQAGGTDDLASYVRLIATLENGGHLDRKVEGLASDQELLRRAGEGIGLTRPELAVLFSTAKLALQDAIEKSNLASDPVLTSDLIRAFPPRMREEEADAIEAHQLRCEIIATKLANRIVNRLGVILPFTLAEEASCTLDEIARAFVIAEQLFDVRALWDDIDAAKLSEQARLALYRQVANAMAAHIGDAHRSLPAAMRPSDAIAALTPPMATLVKEVDSLLQPEPARRTTAQMTELSELGVSKALAARTVLLVKMDGAIGLSLLAKDLAQGEVAVAGAFTHLGEALGIDWLQGLAARMSPTDPWERLLVAGSARDLQQMRLAFLAGARYKETGPYVAEWLERNEGAVAKFRQLITRAQAAAGPSAAMVAELTGQARALLAR